From a single Pararge aegeria chromosome 16, ilParAegt1.1, whole genome shotgun sequence genomic region:
- the LOC120630514 gene encoding uncharacterized protein LOC120630514 → MTSAGNCALVLLFLITAVLAQDYDVTDIQCTFASGGSGIRDSVTALLRKPEGFRGAPLFADDRTTDPIGDPVCQIRPESDDPTGLLYRLRINDFTKCGVLKRNGFVHVRIWFPQFPGVVMQSDQELIIMCKPPEPTIIENKAAGFAGSFPHGARVSGVVEETPGRLEYEVALYKEAPPVSRHSNHSVDMPVDQAVPIGTKLQLRARINPDSAWRHIKLLEVAVSPDPDRPHAPGAVLLVKDGCRNRDFASIIPHQPARYRERHNEVFLDFEAFLLASMKERSTLWIHSQIKACMDVADCQPDYCLDLFEPSGHGRRRRSLPDSSSSYNITSSSLIADNGTTPFTRFKENLEYTVVMPGELFHRTPLEGNCATSMMVAVALGALLFMSALLMCYLATKLNSTMLKNSSLHAPSGKGFEQILRELAQHSLPETGYTGRPTVQ, encoded by the exons ATTACGGCGGTGTTAGCACAAGACTATGACG TGACGGACATTCAATGCACGTTCGCCAGCGGCGGCTCTGGTATTCGAGACTCCGTGACAGCACTTCTCAGGAAGCCCGAAGGGTTCCGTGGTGCCCCACTCTTCGCCGACGATCGAACAACCGACCCTATAGGCGACCCAGTATGCCAGATACGACCGGAGTCTGACGACCCCACCGGGTTACTCTACAGGTTGAGAATCAACGACTTCACCAAATGCGGAGTACTAAAAAGAAAT GGTTTCGTGCACGTCCGCATATGGTTCCCGCAGTTCCCTGGAGTAGTCATGCAGTCAGACCAGGAGCTCATAATCATGTGCAAGCCACCAGAGCCGACCATCATAGAGAACAAGGCAGCAGGTTTTGCCGGCAGCTT TCCGCACGGCGCTCGCGTCTCCGGCGTGGTGGAGGAGACACCTGGGCGACTGGAATACGAAGTGGCACTGTACAAAGAAGCGCCACCTGTCTCGCGCCATTCCAACCACTCCGTGGACATGCCTGTCGATCAG GCTGTACCGATCGGAACAAAACTTCAACTCCGAGCACGTATCAACCCCGACTCTGCCTGGCGTCACATAAAGCTTCTTGAGGTAGCCGTTTCTCCTGATCCCGATCGTCCACATGCGCCTGGTGCTGTTTTACTGGTTAAAGATGG ATGCCGAAACAGAGATTTCGCATCAATCATCCCGCACCAACCGGCCCGCTATCGTGAGCGACACAACGAAGTGTTTTTGGACTTTGAAGCCTTCCTTCTTGCCTCCATGAAAGAACGTTCCACTCTTTGGATACATTCGCAGATAAAAGCCTGCATGGACGTCGCCGATTGCCAACCTGATTATTGTCTAGATTTATTTGAACCTTCAG GACACGGTCGTCGCAGAAGATCGTTACCAGATTCAAGTTCGTCATATAACATAACAAGTTCATCTTTGATCGCTGATAACGGTACAACTCCTTTCACGAGGTTCAAAGAAAACCTCGAGTACACAGTTGTCATGCCAGGAGAGCTGTTTCATCGGACGCCGTTGGAAGGAAATTGTGCTACCTCAATGATGGTTGCTGTGGCACTGGGAGCATTACTTTTCATGTCAGCATTACTG ATGTGCTATCTAGCGACAAAATTGAATTCAACAATGCTGAAAAATAGCAGCCTTCACGCGCCATCGGGGAAAGGTTTCGAACAAATACTTAGAGAACTGGCACAACATTCTTTGCCCGAAACGGGTTATACAGGTCGCCCTACTGTTCAATGA
- the LOC120630387 gene encoding aprataxin — protein sequence MKLVADKTDKLVKKSKRYLLLALRLNMSKRSLKDGETLQRPVKESKKHWSLGLVESMKDPDAVYKETERIVVIRDKYPKARVHYLVLPTKEISSIYKLDKTHLDLITEFGTMFQTIKNELTDVDLRAGFHAVPSMQRLHMHIISKDMDSKCLKTKIHWNSFTTSFFIPYEDLLRKLKENGCIERISSDMHKGLISTPLKCNQCSFEPKNIPQLKQHLLTHL from the exons ATGAAATTAGTGGCTGACAAAACAGacaaattagtaaaaaaatcaaaacgatATCTATTATTGGCATTACGATTAAATATGAGCAAAAGATCATTAAAGGATGGTGAAACATTACAGAGGCCCGTAAAAGAATCAAAGAAACATTGGTCATTAGGCTTAGTGGAATCTATGAAAGATCCTGATGCTGTTTACAAAGAAACAGAACGTATTGTTGTTATACGTGATAAATACCCAAAAGCTAGAGTACATTATCTAGTTTTACCTACGAAAGAAATAAGCAGCATCTATAAATTAGATAAAACACATTTAGATCTTATCACTGAGTTTGGAACTAtgtttcaaacaattaaaaatgaacTTACAGACGTTGATCTTAGAGCCGGTTTTCATGCCGTTCCTAGCATGCAAAGGCTTCACATGCACATAATTAGTAAGGATATGGATTCAAAATgtctaaaaactaaaatacattGGAATAGTTTTACCACTAGTTTTTTTATACCCTATGAAG ATTTGTTGCGAAAGTTAAAAGAAAATGGTTGCATAGAAAGGATTTCAAGTGACATGCACAAAGGTTTAATTTCAACTCCACTTAAGTGCAATCAATGTAGCTTTGAACCAAAAAATATACCTCAATTGAAGCAACATTTATTAACTCATTTATAA
- the LOC120630386 gene encoding lariat debranching enzyme translates to MKIAVEGCAHGELDKIYECIETLQERECIKIDLLICCGDFQSVRNNNDLRAMAVPEKYQHICTFYKYYSGEKLAPVLTVFIGGNHEASNYLQELPYGGWVAPNIYYIGRAGVIKFGNLRIGGLSGIYKGHDYLHGLWECSPYTHSSLRSVYHIRSLDVYRLSQVKEKIHVMLSHDWPRGIANYGDKENLLRRKPFLREDIESNRLGSPPAETLLQNLKPHYWFAAHLHCQFAALVKHENDEETKFLALDKCLPKRRHLQILDLPSEYDGDKQLKYDTEWLAVLKNTNHLLSVKNIDCHMPGPGGNERYDFTPTTQEKDSIENLLSNIRIGSEKFVRTAPVYKTGTPKCLPSEPLLNPQTTYLCEKLGIDDPIQVIMARSGRTMRQLCLEENNEPQVEKTPIKCTKLVLPAPITPSENESQDLSQEYTNFTPENSFQSDATNTTSECITPPSVTKKVFKRRNLAIYTPEQNEHCDVSNTTDSAIDASSPRSSKFHRSNELD, encoded by the exons ATGAAAATAGCTGTTGAGGGATGTGCCCATGGAGAACTGGATAAAATTTACGAATGCATTGAAACTTTACAAGAACGGGAGTGCATAAagattgatttattaatttgctGCGGAGACTTTCAATCTGTTCGCAATAACAATGATCTTAGAGCAATGGCGGTGCCGGAGAAGTATCAACACATATGCACTTTTTACAA GTATTATAGTGGTGAGAAGTTAGCACCAGTGTTAACAGTTTTTATTGGTGGGAACCATGAAGCTTCAAATTATTTACAAGAATTGCCTTATGGAGGGTGGGTGGCAccaaacatttattatataggCAGAGCTGGTGTTATTAAGTTTGGCAATTTACGGATTGGAG GTTTATCAGGAATTTACAAAGGACATGATTATTTGCATGGACTTTGGGAGTGTTCACCTTACACACACAGTTCACTAAGATCAGTTTATCACATAAGATCATTGGATGTATACAGATTAAGTCAGGTGAAAGAGAAAATACATGTAATGTTATCACATGACTGGCCCAGAGGTATAGCTAACTATGGGGATAAGGAAAACTTGTTGAGAAGAAAACCTTTTCTACG agaagACATTGAAAGCAACAGACTTGGAAGTCCCCCAGCAGAAACACTCTTACAGAACCTCAAACCACATTATTGGTTTGCTGCTCACTTGCATTGTCAATTTGCTGCCCTGGTTAAACATGAAAATGATGAAGAAACAAAGTTCTTGGCTCTAGACAAATGTTTGCCAAAGAGGAGACATCTGCAAATATTGGACTTGCCTTCGGAATATGATGGTGATAAGCAGTTAAAATATGACACCGAGTGGTTGgctgtattaaaaaatacaaaccatcTTTTATCTGTGAAAAATATTGACTGTCACATGCCTGGACCAGGTGGTAATGAAAG gtatGACTTTACTCCAACTACACAAGAAAAAGATAGCATAGAAAATTTGTTATCTAATATAAGAATAGGCAGTGAAAAGTTTGTTAGAACTGCTCCTGTTTATAAGACTGGAACCCCAAAATGCTTACCCAGCGAACCTCTTTTGAATCCACAAACAACATATCTTTGTGAAAAATTAGGAATTGATGACCCCATACAAGTTATTATGGCCAGGTCTGGACGAACAATGAGGCAATTATGTTTGGAAGAAAATAATGAGCCTCAAGTTGAAAAAACACCAATCAAATGCACAAAGCTTGTGCTTCCAGCTCCCATTACCCCTAGTGAAAATGAAAGTCAAGATTTATCACAAGAATATACCAATTTTACACCTGAGAACAGTTTTCAGTCTGATGCCACCAACACTACTTCAGAGTGTATAACACCACCTAGTgtaacaaaaaaagtttttaaaagacGTAATTTAGCAATATACACCCCTGAGCAAAATGAGCACTGTGATGTAAGCAATACAACTGATTCTGCTATCGACGCTAGTAGTCCCCGGTCAAGTAAATTTCATCGAAGTAATGAATTAGATTAA